GCTCTTCTGTTGCGGCGGAAACGGTTTCTGTCTGCTGCGCCGTCAGTTGGCCAATGGAGTCGATTTCTCGAACGGCTTGAATGACCTCCTGACTAATCGCAGATACTTCTTCCACATCGGCAGAAATGTTTTGCAGCCTTTCCGTCATAATTACAGTGCGACGCGCTATTTCCTCAAAGGCGCTGCCGGCATTGTTGACGGCGGCGGCGCTTTGGCCTACAGCGGCAGTTCCTTGGCGCATGGCTTGAATGGCGGCAGCGGTGCCGCTTTGTATTTCGTGAATCAATTCCGCGATTTCTTTGGCTGCATCAGAAGATTGTTCGGCCAGCTTGCGCACTTCGTCCGCGACGACCGCAAAACCGCGCCCAACTTCTCCAGCCCGTGCCGCCTCAATAGCAGCATTGAGCGCCAACAGGTTGGTCTGTGCAGCGATACCGGAAATGGCGGCTACGATTTGATCAATTTTTGCTGATTGTTCGCCGAGTGTTTCAATGGCTAGCGATGAATTGTTAACGGTTCCTTCTAAAAGGCTCATCCGGTTGATGGCATCGTCTACTGCCTGGTTACCCAGCTTGACCGAACTACTGCTTTCTTCTGCAACGGCGGCAATATCTTGTACCGTGTGAGCTGTTTGTTGCAGAGTGGCAGAAAGGTATTCGATTTGCTTTGAGGTGCTGTGAATGCGAGAGCCTTGTTCTTGTGCACCGTGCGCTACGTCCTCGATGCTGTTTGCGACAAGCTGCGATGCTTCCGCTGACTGGTTGGCGTTGCTGCTCAAGTGGTTTGCTGTTTCCGCCACATGTTCGGCGTTTTGTTGAACACCGAGAACCATGTTGCGGAGTTGATCAACCAAAGAGGCGAAAGAGCGAGTCAGAACCCCGATTTCATCGTTTGATTGCGGCAATTGTGAAAAATTCAGATCGCCTCGCGCCATGTAACCGGACACTTGGAGAATGGGCTTAACTATCTTACGTGTCGTGTAATAGCCGAACCCTAAGCTGATGAGGAGAGCGAGCAGTGCAGCGCCGAGCATCAGAAAACGCAATGCGTTGAAGGTAGCTGTCGCACTTTGAATGCCAAGTTCTTTTTGCTGTAGTTGCAGATCAACTAAACTGTTGAAGACGGTTTCCAAATCTTTACGCGCTTTGCGTCCTTCATTAAAGGATAGTTGTTGCGCTTCGCTTTGCTTGCCGGCAAAGGCAAGATCAAGCACGCGCAAATTTAAGGCGGTGAATTGGCTGTGGGAATCGTTAATTGCCGTGAAAAACTTTTTCTCTTCTGCAATGAGCATCAAAGGCTGCAGTTGGGCAAGACGTTTTTTTATTTGATCAGATTTCAGCAAAATCTCCTGACGGAATTCAGGCTGTTTGGTCAGAAGAGCGCCGCGTTCATCG
This DNA window, taken from Azotosporobacter soli, encodes the following:
- a CDS encoding HAMP domain-containing methyl-accepting chemotaxis protein, translated to MKIQTRLILSNLLVFAIILLVVGMSLYGLGEIRQQYQSINDDNNTSIILLREIQFYYTGQANDERGALLTKQPEFRQEILLKSDQIKKRLAQLQPLMLIAEEKKFFTAINDSHSQFTALNLRVLDLAFAGKQSEAQQLSFNEGRKARKDLETVFNSLVDLQLQQKELGIQSATATFNALRFLMLGAALLALLISLGFGYYTTRKIVKPILQVSGYMARGDLNFSQLPQSNDEIGVLTRSFASLVDQLRNMVLGVQQNAEHVAETANHLSSNANQSAEASQLVANSIEDVAHGAQEQGSRIHSTSKQIEYLSATLQQTAHTVQDIAAVAEESSSSVKLGNQAVDDAINRMSLLEGTVNNSSLAIETLGEQSAKIDQIVAAISGIAAQTNLLALNAAIEAARAGEVGRGFAVVADEVRKLAEQSSDAAKEIAELIHEIQSGTAAAIQAMRQGTAAVGQSAAAVNNAGSAFEEIARRTVIMTERLQNISADVEEVSAISQEVIQAVREIDSIGQLTAQQTETVSAATEEQSASIQDISHLCQQMHTMSAELQQAIKHFRV